The DNA region GGTTGCCGTCCTTCTTGCGCGTCGTGCATCGCGGAAACGTGGGCCTCCATGGCCACCCGGCACCAAACGCGGGAAGGGGGCCGATCGATGGGGCAAAGAGGTCCAACGCATCTGCAGTTCTTATCCACTGCAGATCGGCAATCGAAGGGTGACGGTGGTGCCGAATCCTGTTCGGTGGGTCCATTCCAGGCAGCCGCCGTGTTCCCGCACAATGCGCTGCACGATGCCCATCCCCAGGCCACTCCCTTCTGCATTGCCGCAGGTAAAGGACGGTTCAAGGGCGCGTGGCGGTACTTCAGCGTCCATCCCGCGCCCGCTGTCCATGACGCGCACCACGGCCAGTTCCTGGTCCCGCTTCAGGTGGATGGTCACTTCGCCCGCGCGGCCCATGTAGGCATCCACCGCATTGATCAGAAGATTCTGCAGCGCTCGCGCCAACTCGAGCCGGTCGCCTTGTACATGCACATCCTTCGGTTCCAGGACGACCCATACATCCACACCCTTGTATTTGGCCCAGGACGAGACAACCTCCGACAGCTCCTGGAGAATCTGGGTCAGGGAAAGCCGCTCCCGGACTTTACACTTCTTTGGCGCCCGGAGGTTCAAGGACCCCGTCTTCTCCGTACAGCTTGGCAGGCTTTGCTCCACAGCGCGCAGGTTCTCGTTAATTTCCGGCTCGCGGGTCTCGGACACCACCCCCTGCCCGTTTAATGGGCGCCCCAGGACACAAAGGAATCCCCTGGCCATGGTCAGCGAGTCGCGCAGGTCGTGCGGCCACTCGGCCCTTTGCCGCGAAGTATCCGAAGACGGCCCCGGCATACCCCTCTTCTGTCCGCCTGCGTCCGCGTGTGGTCCGGTTGTGTTCATAGTGCGTGTTTCTTTCCGCCCCGGATGGCGGCCGGGACGCTCCAGGGGGGATTGAAAAACCGCGGGGTGATATCCAGGAACACCGGCTCACGCTGTTCTTCCGGCGGGACGGCCCCGCCGCCACCAGGTTCACCGCGTACGGCGGCCCCTTCTCCGCCCATCCCGCGAACAACACCCCGATCCAGACCCGGGCATTCCGCCACGCCCTCTCATCCC from Kiritimatiellia bacterium includes:
- a CDS encoding HAMP domain-containing histidine kinase, translating into MPGPSSDTSRQRAEWPHDLRDSLTMARGFLCVLGRPLNGQGVVSETREPEINENLRAVEQSLPSCTEKTGSLNLRAPKKCKVRERLSLTQILQELSEVVSSWAKYKGVDVWVVLEPKDVHVQGDRLELARALQNLLINAVDAYMGRAGEVTIHLKRDQELAVVRVMDSGRGMDAEVPPRALEPSFTCGNAEGSGLGMGIVQRIVREHGGCLEWTHRTGFGTTVTLRLPICSG